One part of the Glycine soja cultivar W05 chromosome 11, ASM419377v2, whole genome shotgun sequence genome encodes these proteins:
- the LOC114373868 gene encoding LOB domain-containing protein 1-like, whose translation MESSDTYTPTSSAPLSHSPSNSSSSSPPPPPTVVMSPCAACKILRRKCAEKCVLAPYFPPTEPAKFTIAHRVFGASNIIKFLQELPESQRADAVTSMVYEASARIRDPVYGCAGAICQLQKQVNELQAQLAKAQGELVNMQLQQANLVALICMEMAQSPQESPQQSVDNFISTPPQSGGAYQSGMNFFEDNTSLNSLWEQPLWT comes from the exons ATGGAGAGCAGCGACACATACACCCCCACTTCCTCTGCCCCACTTTCTCACTCCCCCTCTAATTCCTCTTCTtcctcaccaccaccacctcccaCTGTTGTGATGAGTCCTTGTGCTGCATGCAAGATTTTGAGGAGAAAATGTGCAGAGAAATGTGTGTTGGCACCTTATTTCCCTCCAACTGAACCTGCCAAGTTTACTATTGCACACCGTGTATTTGGTGCTAGCAACATCATCAAGTTCCTTCAg GAGCTTCCAGAGTCTCAGAGGGCTGATGCAGTGACCAGCATGGTGTATGAGGCTAGTGCAAGAATTAGAGACCCTGTATATGGTTGTGCAGGGGCAATTTGCCAGCTCCAAAAGCAGGTCAATGAACTTCAAGCACAATTGGCCAAGGCACAAGGTGAGCTTGTGAACATGCAGCTTCAGCAAGCCAATCTTGTGGCTCTAATTTGCATGGAAATGGCACAGAGTCCACAGGAATCACCACAACAATCAGTGGATAATTTCATTTCAACTCCTCCCCAGAGTGGTGGTGCATATCAAAGTGGCATGAACTTCTTTGAGGACAACACTAGCCTAAACTCACTATGGGAACAACCCCTTTGGACATGA